Proteins encoded together in one Archangium lipolyticum window:
- a CDS encoding LysR substrate-binding domain-containing protein, giving the protein MRTGSATYLARRPAPRTIAELDEHDLVRFRNPQSGRIQPWPHRTVVGTIGGTYEPRARFAFDDGDAVWGTMLAGGGMACVPLYLAAASLRSGAAVEVLADFRGAAASVVMLRRDRRLTPGRLATLMAFLSARAPDFSDLL; this is encoded by the coding sequence ATGCGCACGGGATCGGCGACCTACCTCGCCCGGCGACCCGCGCCGCGGACGATCGCGGAGCTCGACGAGCACGACCTCGTCAGGTTCCGGAACCCCCAGAGCGGACGGATCCAGCCCTGGCCCCACCGGACGGTGGTCGGCACGATCGGGGGGACCTACGAGCCACGGGCGCGGTTCGCGTTCGACGACGGCGACGCCGTCTGGGGTACGATGCTCGCGGGCGGCGGCATGGCATGCGTCCCGCTCTACCTCGCGGCCGCCTCGCTCCGGAGCGGCGCGGCAGTCGAGGTCCTCGCCGATTTCCGCGGCGCCGCCGCGAGCGTGGTCATGCTGCGCCGGGATCGCCGGCTGACGCCCGGTCGCCTCGCCACGCTGATGGCCTTCCTGAGCGCGCGCGCCCCGGACTTCTCCGATCTCCTCTGA